The DNA segment TTCGGGAGCCTGACGGCGTTCCTGCCGCTGATCGCCTCGCTCGGCGGCGCGGGCGCGTTCCTGCTCGTCTACGCCATCGCCTGGAAGGGCGGTACCTCGCCCGTACGGCTCGTTCTCGCGGGCGTCATCGTCGGCACGGTGTTCGGGAGCCTCCAGACGGCGCTGTTCTTCTTCGCCGAGGACGTCGTCGTCGTCCAATCGGCGATCGCGTGGACGACCGGCTCGCTCACGGGCACCGACTGGCAGCAGGTCCGTCTGGCGCTGCCCTGGACGCTCGTTTCGATTCCGCTCGCGGTCGCCGGCTCGCGACAGTGTAACGTCCTGCTGCTCGGCGAGCGGACCGCACGCTCACTGGGGATGTCGATCGAGCGGGTGCGATTCGCGCTCTCGGGCGTCGCCGTCCTCGCCGCCGCGGCGAGCATCGCGGTCGCGGGGATCGTCGGCTTCGTGGGGTTGATCGTCCCGCACGTGGTGCGCAACCTCGTCGGGAGCGACTACCGGAAGCTGATGGTCGGCTGTCTGTTCGTCGGCCCGGCATTGATGGTCGGCGCGGACGCCGGCGCACGCCTCGGCATGAGCGTGCTCGTCGGGACG comes from the Halalkalicoccus sp. CG83 genome and includes:
- a CDS encoding FecCD family ABC transporter permease, with the translated sequence MSGESSLGSRTDSLLGDRRFAWLLDPKLVSVAIGSVAVVVVAGLIQVSFGSYSMTLSQAWAAVFNPEVVLNRQAWSAFLFGGEMPEMSRESLIIWNIRLPRVFVAILVGMNLAVSGAIFQAVTRNELASPFILGVSSGAGLAILLTLVVFGSLTAFLPLIASLGGAGAFLLVYAIAWKGGTSPVRLVLAGVIVGTVFGSLQTALFFFAEDVVVVQSAIAWTTGSLTGTDWQQVRLALPWTLVSIPLAVAGSRQCNVLLLGERTARSLGMSIERVRFALSGVAVLAAAASIAVAGIVGFVGLIVPHVVRNLVGSDYRKLMVGCLFVGPALMVGADAGARLGMSVLVGTETQIPVGIVTGLIGGPYFLYLMRRQQHMGEI